The following proteins are encoded in a genomic region of Sebastes fasciatus isolate fSebFas1 chromosome 12, fSebFas1.pri, whole genome shotgun sequence:
- the decr1 gene encoding 2,4-dienoyl-CoA reductase [(3E)-enoyl-CoA-producing], mitochondrial produces MIGVKRHYVVNNMAAAVLWRRAELFRSVRTSVSTSSWFHSSAVLPQQSSSPPPQSAFFPPLDGVMLPTGSFNNRVAFITGGGTGLGRAMTTALSQLGAQCVIASRKLDVLQKTAEEISSQTGNKVHVVQCDVRDPAAVSHCVDQIETMTGLPDVIINNAAGNFVCPSERLSPNGWKSITDIVLNGTAFITLELGKRLIKSQKGASFLAITTTYAESGSGFVVPSASAKAGVEALYKSLAAEWGRYGHRFNIIQPGPIRTKGAFSRLDPTGSFEKAMIGRIPTGRLGTPEEIANLAAYMSSDYATWMSGAVIRFDGGEYVSMAGEFNELRRVTPEQWTMMESMIKSTKGS; encoded by the exons ATGATCGGGGTCAAACGTCATTACGTAGTGAATAACATGGCGGCCGCGGTGTTGTGGAGGAGAGCAGAACTCTTCAGATCAGTGAGGACTTCTGTTAGCACG TCATCATGGTTTCACAGCTCGGCGGTTCTTCCTCAGCagtcctcttctcctcctcctcagtcgGCGTTCTTCCCGCCGTTGGACGGTGTCATGCTGCCGACAGGAAGTTTCAACAACAGAGTGGCGTTCATCACAGGAGGGGGGACGGGACTGGGCCGAGCCATGACCACCGCCTTGTCGCAGCTGGGAGCTCAGTGCGTCATCGCCAGCAG GAAGTTGGACGTCCTGCAGAAAACCGCCGAGGAGATCAGCAGCCAGACTGGAAACAAG gtCCATGTGGTTCAGTGTGATGTCAGAGATCCTGCAGCCGTCTCTCATTGTGTCGACCAGATAGAAACTATGACGGGACTTCCTGAt GTCATCATCAACAATGCGGCGGGGAACTTTGTCTGTCCGTCAGAACGTTTGTCGCCAAACGGCTGGAAGAGCATCACGGACATCGTCCTGAACGGGACGGCCTTCATTACTCTGGAGCTGGGCAAGAGACTGATCAAGAGTCAGAAAG GTGCGTCCTTCCTGGCCATCACCACCACCTATGCTGAGTCCGGTTCTGGTTTCGTGGTCCCAAGTGCGTCGGCGAAGGCCGGAGTCGAGGCGCTCTACAA GTCTCTGGCTGCAGAGTGGGGTCGTTATGGTCACAGGTTCAACATCATCCAGCCTGGGCCAATCAGAACCAAG GGAGCGTTCAGCCGCCTGGACCCGACCGGAAGCTTTGAGAAGGCGATGATCGGTCGGATCCCGACCGGTCGACTCGGAACGCCAGAAGAGATTGCAAACCTGGCAGCGTACATGAGCAGCGACTACGCTACCTGGATGTCTGGAGCT gtgATTCGGTTCGATGGAGGAGAATATGTGTCGATGGCCGGAGAGTTTAATGAGTTGCGCAGG GTGACTCCAGAGCAGTGGACGATGATGGAGTCGATGATCAAAAGCACTAAAGGGTCCTAA